A region of SAR324 cluster bacterium DNA encodes the following proteins:
- a CDS encoding hydrogenase small subunit has product MGENITRREALRKIYEALVVIGASAFISFEDLLAADNTVAEKPMVVWLHGTSCSGCSTAFLNIEDVPVVDLITKFVSLVFHPDLSSATGHQFIEILDQLTQSGKGYILVFEGGIPVKMPHTCMIADKPLTYWVERLAAKATACIGAGTCATLGGIASMDPVTGNIPLDRFLEQRNISKPIVNIPSCPMKPEHITYTILHLLKKGSLPELDKHFRPKKFFARTIHERCLYYADYQEGHFAEFVGDSGCLFRLGCQGPVTRNDCIIMGYNGNTNTCIKAGHPCIGCAGEKFPRQIMFHRFDDPRVIKNKF; this is encoded by the coding sequence ATGGGAGAAAATATAACACGAAGAGAAGCACTGCGTAAGATCTATGAAGCCCTTGTTGTTATAGGAGCATCCGCGTTTATTTCTTTTGAGGATTTGCTGGCCGCCGACAACACTGTCGCTGAAAAACCGATGGTTGTCTGGCTCCATGGAACTTCCTGTTCAGGATGTTCAACCGCGTTTCTGAACATTGAAGATGTCCCGGTGGTGGATTTGATCACCAAATTTGTATCCCTGGTATTTCATCCTGATTTATCTTCAGCAACGGGACATCAGTTTATAGAAATTCTGGATCAACTCACACAGTCCGGAAAAGGGTATATTCTGGTTTTTGAAGGCGGAATCCCTGTCAAGATGCCACATACCTGCATGATTGCCGATAAGCCGCTGACTTACTGGGTTGAACGGCTCGCCGCCAAAGCGACAGCCTGCATTGGCGCCGGAACCTGTGCCACCTTGGGCGGCATTGCCAGCATGGACCCCGTGACAGGAAATATCCCTCTCGATCGTTTTCTGGAACAACGCAATATTTCGAAACCGATTGTAAATATTCCAAGTTGCCCCATGAAACCGGAGCACATCACCTACACCATTCTGCATCTTCTCAAAAAAGGATCTCTTCCCGAACTTGATAAGCATTTTCGGCCCAAAAAGTTTTTTGCCAGAACCATCCATGAACGATGCCTGTATTACGCCGATTACCAGGAAGGGCATTTTGCAGAATTTGTTGGCGATTCAGGCTGTTTGTTCAGACTCGGATGCCAGGGCCCTGTTACCCGCAATGACTGCATTATCATGGGCTACAACGGGAATACCAACACCTGCATCAAGGCCGGTCATCCCTGTATTGGCTGTGCCGGTGAAAAATTTCCCCGACAAATCATGTTCCATCGTTTTGACGATCCTCGTGTGATAAAAAACAAATTTTAA